One segment of Halalkalicoccus tibetensis DNA contains the following:
- a CDS encoding ATP-dependent helicase, with protein MADTQVTRLFGGPGSGKTTALLDRVEEILEDDSVAVNDVLVVSYTRAAAAEIRERLAERLDISPRSLQGNVCTMHAKAYELLDLSRGDVVGEKQKKEFCESYGLEFEDEYSGAGRRTARSTTLGNKIIATSQWLQRTHREVADWYDVPFQWDDEEVRLPPEIDENSMSGNKYTPTWPSDDDRVDIPEAIRAWRSYKGEEGVIGFADMLERVQQRSLVPNVDYLVIDEFQDITTLQYGVYEEWKPHMKGVLIAGDDDQVVYAWQGADPALLLDAEVDDDNVLPNSYRLPSRILDVVNREVRHIEKRQEKDLNPRKEGGTVEAVESPSMLDLVRNVRATVAETPEETVMVLFRARYQMFQFIDEYISEGMPFRVLTDQRMWTDRLQQFISAVEKIEDEEAISGLEARRLADMLADSAFSSNDRDDLFDEIDERQEAAGVDDVSEITIDPETIREHAPFVPDPVSAADMSRKITSFQRKSMKAYFATGTYEGADPERVRIGTIHSAKGREADHVFVATDLTEKVVEQMAATIEQEEVPLEEEFTRTTSPVPMLTDNERRVFYVGMSRARERLVMMENLVNGAPTLPLDVLLCNEPRDEPIEELIAEADAPEAEVH; from the coding sequence ATGGCTGACACACAGGTCACCCGGCTGTTCGGTGGGCCCGGCAGCGGGAAGACGACGGCGCTCCTCGATCGCGTCGAGGAGATCCTCGAGGACGACTCGGTCGCCGTCAACGACGTGCTGGTCGTCTCGTACACCCGCGCCGCCGCCGCCGAGATCCGCGAGCGGCTGGCCGAGCGCCTCGACATCTCGCCGCGGAGCCTGCAGGGCAACGTCTGTACGATGCACGCGAAGGCCTACGAGCTGCTCGACCTCTCGCGGGGCGACGTCGTGGGCGAGAAGCAGAAAAAGGAGTTCTGCGAGTCCTACGGGCTCGAGTTCGAGGACGAGTACAGCGGCGCCGGGCGCCGGACCGCCCGCTCGACGACGCTCGGCAACAAGATCATCGCCACCAGCCAGTGGCTCCAGCGCACCCACAGGGAGGTCGCCGACTGGTACGACGTCCCCTTCCAGTGGGACGACGAGGAGGTCCGCCTGCCGCCGGAGATCGACGAGAACTCGATGTCGGGCAACAAGTACACCCCGACGTGGCCCAGCGACGACGATCGGGTCGACATCCCCGAGGCGATCCGCGCCTGGCGCTCGTACAAGGGCGAGGAGGGCGTCATCGGCTTCGCGGACATGCTCGAACGCGTCCAGCAGCGCTCGCTCGTGCCGAACGTCGACTACCTGGTGATCGACGAGTTCCAGGACATCACCACGCTGCAGTACGGCGTCTACGAGGAGTGGAAACCCCACATGAAGGGCGTGCTGATCGCCGGCGACGACGACCAGGTCGTTTACGCCTGGCAGGGGGCGGACCCCGCGCTCCTGCTCGACGCCGAGGTCGACGACGACAACGTCCTGCCGAACTCCTACCGGCTGCCCTCCCGGATCCTCGACGTCGTCAACCGGGAGGTCCGACACATCGAAAAACGCCAGGAGAAGGACCTCAACCCCCGCAAGGAGGGCGGCACCGTCGAGGCCGTCGAGAGCCCCTCGATGCTCGATCTGGTCCGGAACGTCCGCGCGACGGTCGCCGAGACCCCCGAGGAGACGGTGATGGTGCTGTTCCGCGCGCGCTACCAGATGTTCCAGTTCATCGACGAGTACATCTCCGAGGGGATGCCCTTCCGGGTGCTCACCGACCAGCGGATGTGGACCGACCGGCTCCAGCAGTTCATCTCGGCGGTCGAGAAGATCGAGGACGAGGAGGCGATCAGCGGACTCGAGGCTCGCCGGCTCGCGGACATGCTCGCTGACTCGGCCTTCAGCTCAAACGACCGCGACGACCTCTTCGACGAGATCGACGAGCGCCAGGAGGCCGCGGGCGTCGACGACGTGAGCGAGATCACGATCGATCCCGAGACGATCCGTGAACACGCCCCGTTCGTCCCCGATCCCGTCTCGGCGGCCGACATGTCCCGGAAGATCACGAGCTTCCAGCGAAAGAGCATGAAGGCGTACTTCGCGACGGGCACCTACGAGGGCGCGGACCCCGAACGGGTTCGGATCGGGACGATCCACTCCGCGAAGGGTCGCGAAGCCGACCACGTCTTCGTCGCGACCGACCTCACCGAGAAGGTCGTCGAGCAGATGGCCGCGACGATCGAGCAGGAGGAGGTCCCCCTCGAGGAGGAGTTCACCCGGACCACCAGCCCCGTGCCGATGCTCACCGACAACGAACGCCGCGTGTTCTACGTCGGGATGAGCCGGGCCCGCGAGCGGCTCGTCATGATGGAGAACCTCGTCAACGGCGCGCCGACGCTGCCGCTCGACGTACTGCTCTGCAACGAGCCCCGCGATGAGCCCATCGAGGAGCTGATCGCGGAGGCCGACGCCCCCGAGGCCGAAGTCCACTAG
- a CDS encoding Xaa-Pro peptidase family protein: MEFSALETELDSRGADAFVHVGDRFDDDLGYLTRFSGPDRDYAFVYDGEAVLCAPRLFEEQAEQEFSGTVVSAAEQEATAAGERAAELVSGTVLVPQGIPHDAAVWLERAGCELESTDVVSRMRVRKTEAEIDRLRTVQEAAQVGMARAETVLAAAGAEGDSLTWDGGALTTERLRREANAAMAREGVDPAGNTVIGAGETCADLHFTGDLPIERGETVLLDLSPRGPEGYYGDLSRTFVVDSEGGWERRAYIAAERAQDAAFEALSEGAGTVASTVHEETAAEVGAYGFRPDGSPGFIHSTGHGVGMSLHEAPSLRADDELEAGTVLTIEPGVYDPDEGGVRIEDLVVVREEGFENLTDYPRSLVPRKR; this comes from the coding sequence ATGGAGTTCTCGGCGCTCGAGACGGAACTCGATTCCAGGGGGGCCGACGCCTTCGTCCACGTCGGCGACCGCTTCGACGACGACCTCGGATATCTCACCCGGTTTTCGGGCCCCGACCGCGACTACGCGTTCGTCTACGACGGCGAGGCGGTCCTGTGTGCACCCCGACTGTTCGAGGAGCAGGCCGAGCAGGAGTTCTCCGGAACCGTCGTGAGCGCGGCCGAACAGGAGGCGACGGCGGCGGGCGAGCGCGCCGCGGAGCTCGTCTCAGGGACCGTTCTGGTTCCTCAAGGGATCCCCCATGACGCGGCGGTCTGGCTCGAACGCGCCGGCTGCGAGCTCGAATCGACCGACGTCGTCTCCCGGATGCGGGTCCGAAAAACCGAGGCGGAGATCGATCGACTCCGGACGGTACAGGAGGCCGCTCAGGTCGGGATGGCCCGCGCGGAGACCGTGCTGGCCGCCGCGGGGGCCGAGGGCGATTCGCTGACGTGGGACGGCGGGGCACTGACGACCGAGCGCCTGCGGCGTGAAGCGAACGCCGCGATGGCCCGCGAGGGCGTGGATCCGGCCGGCAACACCGTGATCGGCGCGGGCGAGACGTGTGCGGATCTCCATTTCACCGGCGACCTACCGATCGAACGCGGCGAGACCGTCCTGCTCGACCTCTCGCCGCGCGGTCCCGAGGGGTACTACGGCGACCTCTCGCGCACGTTCGTCGTCGATTCGGAGGGGGGCTGGGAGCGCCGGGCCTATATCGCCGCCGAGCGCGCCCAGGACGCCGCCTTCGAGGCGCTCTCGGAGGGCGCCGGAACGGTCGCGAGCACGGTCCACGAGGAGACCGCCGCCGAAGTCGGGGCCTACGGCTTCCGGCCCGACGGCTCGCCGGGCTTCATCCATAGTACCGGCCACGGCGTCGGCATGAGCCTCCACGAGGCGCCGTCGCTGCGGGCCGACGACGAGCTCGAAGCGGGGACGGTCCTGACGATCGAACCGGGCGTCTACGATCCCGACGAGGGGGGAGTTCGCATCGAGGACCTCGTGGTCGTCCGCGAGGAGGGCTTCGAGAACCTCACCGACTACCCCCGGTCGCTCGTTCCGCGGAAGCGGTAG